GGTTTTATATGTATGTCATTGCCTATGTATCAAGCTATACGAGGTAGGGGTAAAATTCACTGCTCTCATTATTGTCCAAGAGGATCTTTCTTAGGTAATTTTCTTAAGCATATAAGTCTTAATAATCCTCTTCCAAAGTCTATGAGAAGTAAAACTTTTAAAGGTATTTTATTAACCTTAATGATAACTATGTTCACTATTTCATTAATACATGCAGGACCGGATATTAATAAAATAGGATTTGCTATTTTTAGATTTATGACATCTTCTTTAATTTTAGGAGTTATTCTAGGAGTTATTTTTAAACCTAGATCTTGGTGTCAAGTGTGTCCTATGGGATATGGTACTGAATTAATTGATAAAAAAATAAAGAAACAGTAATAGAATTAAAAAGGCAGTAGAAAATATATTGATTTTTCACTGCCTTTTTACAATATTTTAATATTTAACTTGAGAAACTATTTCTTGTAATTTATCTGATACTTCTTTATTTTTTTCCATTACTTTATAAATTGCCTTTTAGTCCAATGTCCTCTGCTACTTTTTGCATAGCCTTTATGGTTTCTTCAATTACTTTAGTTAATTCCATGCCCAACATATTTGCCCCATTTTCAATAACTTCTCTGTTTACCCCTGCTGCAAAGCTTTTTTGATTCCATTTCTTTTTTACCGATTTCACTTTCATATCCAATATGCTTTTACTTGGTCTTACAAGAGCTGTAGCTGCAATTAATCCTGTTAATTCGTCTGTGGTATATAAAACTTTTTCCATTTTTTCTATTGGTTCAACATCCGTACAAAGTTTCCAACCATGACTTTGAATTGCTCTAATATAGTCTTGTGGCCAATTTCTATTTTCTAATATTTCCTTTGTTTTTTTACAATGTTCTTCTGGATACAATTCATAATCAAGATCATGGACTAATCCTATAATTCTCCATTTTTCTTTATCTTCTTCTTTAAATAACTCTGCAAAATGTAACATAACTGCCTCTACGGATAGTGCATGTTTTATTAAACTTTCATCCTTATTGTACTCTTTTAATAATTCATAAGCTTCTTCTCTATTTGGAATAAATTGCCCCATAAAAAAACCCTCTTTCATTATTCATACTATTCATAAAATTTTTTCTTTGTATATATTTTAGCTATTGCGGTATAAGTTGTCAATAATATATAAAACTGTATATAAATATTTATTATGCAATATAAAAAATACTTAATATGAAAAACTACAATATTAGATTATAATTAATTTGGACATTGCCATAAAATTAACAAAATTATTAAAAACTTTGTTTTGTTAATGCTTAAATCCTTTATTTTTTATTAGGACAAGTACTATAATTTTTATATAATTTTATAATAAAGAAGTTAGAACCAAAATATCTAACTTCTTTATTATATTATTTATCTGTAAATTTAGAAAGGAAGTATGATTTTGAGTAAAAAAACTAAACTTGAAAATATATTAACAATCAGTACAATATTTTTTATTCTTATAATATGGTTTATAGCATCAAACTTTGGATGGGTTGACCCTAAATTAGTACCTACTCCTAAATCTGTATGGAATGCTTTAATTGATATTATGGAAAATGGATATAAAAACTACACATTGCTACAGCATTTAGGGGCAAGTATGGAAAGGCTTGTTATTGCTTTTTTCTCTGCTACTATTATTGCCATTCCTTTAGGCCTTGCAAGTGGTTATAATTCAAAAATCAGAGCACTTTTTGAACCTATTATAGAGTTTTATCGACCACTTCCGCCATTAGCTTATTATACACTTTTGGTTATATGGTTAGGAATTGAAAATGAATCTAAAATTGCACTTTTATTTTTAGCCTGCTTTGCACCTATTTATATTTCTTGTGTATCCGCAGTTATAAAGATAAAAGAAGATTATATAAATAGTGCTTATACAGTAGGTGCTAATAAATGGCAAATATTTATTTATGTAATATTTCCAGCTTGTTTACCTGATATATTTATAGGACTAAGAACAGCCTTAGGTGTTGCCTAT
This window of the Clostridium cochlearium genome carries:
- a CDS encoding 4Fe-4S binding protein yields the protein MKRKKSHQKWSWIFLVSFITLSILDIRFGLLGFICMSLPMYQAIRGRGKIHCSHYCPRGSFLGNFLKHISLNNPLPKSMRSKTFKGILLTLMITMFTISLIHAGPDINKIGFAIFRFMTSSLILGVILGVIFKPRSWCQVCPMGYGTELIDKKIKKQ
- a CDS encoding HDIG domain-containing metalloprotein encodes the protein MGQFIPNREEAYELLKEYNKDESLIKHALSVEAVMLHFAELFKEEDKEKWRIIGLVHDLDYELYPEEHCKKTKEILENRNWPQDYIRAIQSHGWKLCTDVEPIEKMEKVLYTTDELTGLIAATALVRPSKSILDMKVKSVKKKWNQKSFAAGVNREVIENGANMLGMELTKVIEETIKAMQKVAEDIGLKGNL
- a CDS encoding ABC transporter permease, which translates into the protein MSKKTKLENILTISTIFFILIIWFIASNFGWVDPKLVPTPKSVWNALIDIMENGYKNYTLLQHLGASMERLVIAFFSATIIAIPLGLASGYNSKIRALFEPIIEFYRPLPPLAYYTLLVIWLGIENESKIALLFLACFAPIYISCVSAVIKIKEDYINSAYTVGANKWQIFIYVIFPACLPDIFIGLRTALGVAYTTLVSAEMVAAKSGIGWMVLDASRYLRSDIIFLGIIIMGITGILLDRSIQFIEKKVVPWKGKE